The Streptococcus mitis genome has a segment encoding these proteins:
- a CDS encoding Dps family protein has translation MVELKKEAVKDVTSLTKAAPVALAKTKEVLNQAVADLYVAHVALHQVHWYMRGRGFLVWHPKMDEYMEALDGQLDEISERLITLGGKPYSTLTEFLQHSEIEEEVGEFRNVEESLERVLEIYRYLITLFQEALDVTDKEGDDVTNDIFVGAKADLEKTVWMLAAELGQAPGL, from the coding sequence ATGGTAGAATTGAAAAAAGAAGCAGTAAAAGACGTAACATCATTAACAAAAGCAGCGCCAGTAGCATTGGCAAAAACAAAGGAAGTCTTGAACCAAGCTGTTGCTGATTTGTATGTAGCTCACGTTGCTTTGCACCAAGTGCATTGGTACATGCGTGGTCGTGGTTTCCTTGTATGGCATCCAAAAATGGATGAGTATATGGAAGCTCTTGATGGTCAATTGGATGAAATCAGTGAGCGTTTGATCACACTCGGTGGTAAACCATACTCTACTTTGACAGAATTCCTTCAACACAGCGAAATCGAAGAAGAAGTTGGAGAGTTCCGCAATGTAGAAGAAAGTTTGGAACGTGTCCTTGAAATTTATCGTTACCTCATCACTCTTTTCCAAGAAGCTTTGGATGTGACAGATAAAGAAGGTGATGATGTAACCAATGATATCTTTGTTGGAGCTAAGGCTGATCTTGAAAAAACAGTCTGGATGCTTGCCGCAGAACTTGGACAAGCACCTGGTTTGTAA
- the tpiA gene encoding triose-phosphate isomerase has translation MSRKPFIAGNWKMNKNPEEAKAFVEAVASKLPSSDLVEAGIAAPALDLTTVLAAAKGSNLKVAAQNCYFENAGAFTGETSPQVLKEIGTDYVVIGHSERRDYFHETDEDINKKAKAIFANGMLPIICCGESLETYEAGKAAEFVGAQVSAALAGLTAEQVAASVIAYEPIWAIGTGKSASQDDAQKMCKVVRDVVAADFGQEVADKVRVQYGGSVKPENVASYMACPDVDGALVGGASLEAESFLALLDFVK, from the coding sequence ATGTCACGTAAACCATTTATCGCTGGTAACTGGAAAATGAACAAAAATCCAGAAGAAGCTAAAGCATTTGTTGAAGCAGTTGCATCAAAACTTCCTTCATCAGATCTTGTTGAAGCAGGTATCGCAGCTCCAGCTCTTGATTTGACAACTGTTCTTGCTGCTGCAAAAGGTTCAAACCTTAAAGTTGCGGCTCAAAACTGCTACTTTGAAAATGCAGGTGCTTTCACTGGTGAAACAAGCCCACAAGTTTTGAAAGAAATCGGTACTGACTATGTTGTTATCGGTCACTCAGAACGCCGTGACTACTTCCATGAAACTGACGAAGATATCAACAAAAAAGCAAAAGCAATCTTTGCAAACGGTATGCTTCCAATCATCTGTTGTGGTGAGTCACTTGAAACTTACGAAGCTGGTAAAGCTGCTGAATTCGTAGGTGCTCAAGTATCTGCTGCATTGGCTGGATTGACTGCTGAACAAGTTGCTGCATCAGTTATTGCTTATGAGCCAATCTGGGCTATCGGTACTGGTAAATCAGCTTCACAAGACGACGCACAAAAAATGTGTAAAGTTGTTCGTGATGTTGTAGCTGCTGACTTTGGTCAAGAAGTGGCGGACAAAGTTCGTGTTCAATACGGTGGCTCTGTTAAACCTGAAAACGTTGCTTCATACATGGCTTGCCCAGACGTTGACGGTGCTCTTGTTGGTGGTGCATCACTTGAAGCTGAAAGCTTCTTGGCATTGCTTGACTTTGTAAAATAA
- a CDS encoding DnaD domain-containing protein: MTYLDAFKSGNLVLPSALLLHFKELFPSSDDFLVWQFFYLQNTTGLEEMSPSQIAERIGKEISDVNQAISNLTERGLLQYRTIELNGEIELLFDASLALERLDNLLGVAHSSSDQLTPQNQLKVLVETFQQELGRLLTPFEIEDLTKTLKEDGTSADLIKEALREAVLNGKPNWKYIQAILRNWRHEGIKSVAQIEAKRAEREASNPQLTQVSADFRNAMDLWKD, encoded by the coding sequence ATGACATATTTAGACGCTTTTAAATCAGGGAACTTGGTTTTACCTAGTGCCCTGCTCTTGCATTTTAAGGAACTCTTTCCTTCTAGCGACGATTTTCTGGTCTGGCAATTTTTCTATTTGCAAAATACGACAGGTTTAGAAGAAATGTCGCCAAGCCAGATTGCTGAAAGGATTGGCAAGGAAATTTCGGATGTCAATCAGGCTATTTCCAATCTGACGGAGAGGGGACTACTTCAGTATCGAACGATCGAATTGAATGGTGAAATCGAATTGCTTTTTGATGCTAGTTTGGCTTTGGAACGTTTGGATAATTTGCTTGGAGTAGCTCATTCAAGTTCAGACCAGTTAACACCTCAAAACCAGCTCAAAGTTTTGGTAGAGACCTTCCAGCAGGAGTTGGGACGCTTGTTGACTCCTTTTGAGATTGAGGATTTGACCAAGACGCTAAAGGAAGATGGAACCAGTGCTGACTTGATTAAGGAAGCTCTTCGTGAAGCGGTTTTGAATGGCAAACCAAACTGGAAGTACATTCAGGCGATTTTGAGAAATTGGCGCCATGAAGGTATCAAAAGTGTGGCTCAAATCGAGGCTAAACGGGCAGAGAGAGAAGCAAGCAATCCACAGTTGACACAGGTATCTGCAGATTTTAGAAATGCTATGGATCTCTGGAAGGATTAA
- the metA gene encoding homoserine O-acetyltransferase MetA → MPIRIDKKLPAVEILRTENIFVMDDQRAAHQDIRPLKILILNLMPQKMVTETQLLRHLANTPLQLDIDFLYMESHRSKTTRSEHMETFYKTFPEVKDEYFDGMIITGAPVEHLPFEEVDYWEEFTQVLEWSKTHVYSTLHICWGAQAGLYLRYGVEKYQMDSKLSGIYPQDTLKEGHLLFRGFDDSYVSPHSRHTEISKEEVLNKTNLEILSEGPQVGVSILASRDLREIYSFGHLEYDRDTLANEYFRDRDAGLDPHIPENYFKDDDVNQTPCLCWSSSAALFFSNWVNYAVYQETPFDWRKIEDDASAFGYL, encoded by the coding sequence ATGCCTATTCGAATTGATAAAAAATTGCCAGCTGTTGAGATTTTACGGACAGAGAATATCTTTGTCATGGATGATCAACGTGCTGCACACCAAGATATTCGTCCCTTGAAGATTTTAATTTTAAATCTCATGCCACAGAAAATGGTCACAGAGACCCAGTTGTTGCGCCACTTGGCCAATACACCTCTACAACTGGATATTGATTTTCTCTATATGGAAAGCCACCGTTCTAAGACAACTCGTTCAGAGCACATGGAGACATTTTATAAAACTTTTCCTGAAGTCAAAGATGAGTATTTTGATGGCATGATTATCACGGGTGCTCCCGTTGAGCATTTACCATTTGAGGAAGTGGACTATTGGGAGGAATTTACCCAGGTGCTTGAGTGGTCTAAGACCCATGTCTACTCGACCCTTCATATCTGTTGGGGTGCTCAGGCGGGACTCTATCTGCGTTATGGGGTAGAAAAATACCAGATGGACAGTAAGTTATCGGGTATCTATCCTCAGGACACCTTAAAGGAAGGTCATCTTCTATTTAGAGGTTTTGACGATAGCTATGTATCTCCTCATTCACGGCATACGGAGATTTCTAAGGAAGAGGTCTTAAACAAAACCAATCTCGAGATTTTATCAGAAGGACCTCAGGTTGGGGTTTCGATTTTGGCCAGTCGTGATTTACGAGAAATTTATAGTTTTGGGCATTTGGAATATGACCGTGATACTTTGGCAAATGAATATTTCCGAGATCGTGATGCAGGTTTGGATCCTCATATTCCAGAAAATTATTTTAAGGATGATGATGTCAACCAGACACCTTGTCTTTGTTGGTCTTCATCAGCAGCCCTCTTTTTCAGTAACTGGGTGAACTATGCGGTCTATCAGGAGACGCCTTTTGACTGGAGAAAAATAGAAGATGATGCATCTGCTTTTGGGTATTTATAA
- a CDS encoding adenine phosphoribosyltransferase codes for MNLKDYIATIENYPKEGITFRDISPLMADGNAYSYAVREIVQYATDKKIDMIVGPEARGFIVGCPVAFELGIGFAPVRKPGKLPREVISADYEKEYGVDTLTMHADAIKPGQRVLIVDDLLATGGTVKATIEMIEKLGGVVAGCAFLVELDELNGREKIGDYDYKVLMHY; via the coding sequence ATGAATTTAAAAGATTACATTGCAACAATTGAAAATTATCCGAAGGAAGGAATTACCTTCCGTGATATCAGTCCTTTGATGGCTGATGGAAATGCTTATAGCTATGCTGTTCGTGAAATCGTTCAATATGCTACTGACAAGAAAATCGACATGATTGTAGGGCCTGAAGCTCGTGGTTTTATCGTGGGCTGTCCAGTTGCCTTTGAGTTAGGAATTGGTTTTGCGCCTGTTCGTAAGCCAGGTAAATTGCCACGCGAAGTTATTTCTGCTGACTATGAAAAAGAGTATGGTGTTGATACCTTGACTATGCACGCGGATGCCATCAAGCCAGGTCAACGTGTTCTTATCGTAGATGACCTCTTAGCAACAGGTGGAACTGTTAAGGCAACTATCGAGATGATTGAAAAACTTGGTGGTGTTGTAGCAGGTTGTGCCTTCCTTGTTGAATTGGATGAATTGAACGGTCGTGAAAAAATCGGTGACTACGATTACAAAGTTCTTATGCATTATTAA
- a CDS encoding class I SAM-dependent methyltransferase, with the protein MSEAGHKFLAKLGKKRLRPGGKRATDWLIAEGGFSKEKRILEVACNRGTTAIELAQRFGCKITAVDMDGQALEVAKKSAETAGVGHLIRFERANAMKLPYEDASFDIVINEAMLTMQADQAKKKCVMEYLRVLKPEGLLLTHDVLLKEAKESIRQELSQAIHVNVGPLTQDGWEQVMIESGYRDVKVLTGEMTLMKLSGMIYDEGWLGTLKICVNACKNENRKQFLTMYKMFAKNKQKLGFIAMASYKSSNR; encoded by the coding sequence ATGTCAGAAGCAGGTCATAAGTTTTTAGCAAAACTGGGGAAAAAACGCTTACGTCCAGGTGGAAAACGTGCCACAGATTGGTTAATTGCAGAAGGAGGATTTTCAAAAGAAAAGAGAATACTAGAAGTTGCGTGCAATAGGGGAACTACAGCAATTGAGTTGGCACAGCGTTTTGGTTGTAAGATAACTGCGGTTGATATGGATGGACAAGCCTTAGAAGTGGCTAAAAAATCTGCTGAAACGGCAGGTGTTGGTCATTTGATCAGATTTGAAAGAGCAAATGCAATGAAACTTCCTTATGAAGATGCTAGTTTTGATATTGTTATAAATGAAGCTATGCTGACTATGCAAGCCGATCAAGCTAAGAAAAAATGTGTAATGGAGTATCTAAGGGTTTTAAAACCTGAAGGTCTTCTTTTGACACATGATGTGCTTCTTAAGGAAGCTAAAGAGTCTATCAGACAGGAATTGTCACAAGCAATTCATGTAAATGTAGGTCCTTTAACTCAAGATGGTTGGGAACAGGTGATGATAGAATCAGGTTATCGTGATGTGAAAGTATTGACTGGTGAAATGACATTAATGAAATTATCAGGTATGATTTATGACGAAGGTTGGCTAGGAACTTTGAAAATTTGTGTAAATGCTTGTAAAAATGAGAATAGAAAGCAATTTTTAACGATGTATAAAATGTTTGCTAAGAATAAACAGAAACTGGGCTTTATTGCGATGGCTAGTTATAAATCGTCAAATCGTTAG
- the rplA gene encoding 50S ribosomal protein L1, whose protein sequence is MAKKSKQLRAALEKIDSTKAYSVEEAVALAKETNFAKFDATVEVAYNLNIDVKKADQQIRGAMVLPNGTGKTSRVLVFARGAKAEEAKAAGADFVGEDDLVAKINDGWLDFDVVIATPDMMALVGRLGRVLGPRNLMPNPKTGTVTMDVAKAVEESKGGKITYRADRAGNVQAIIGKVSFEAEKLVENFKAFNETIQKAKPATAKGTYVTNLTITTTQGVGIKVDVNSL, encoded by the coding sequence ATGGCTAAAAAAAGCAAACAACTTCGTGCTGCTCTTGAGAAAATCGACAGCACAAAAGCATACAGCGTAGAAGAAGCTGTAGCACTTGCAAAAGAAACTAACTTTGCAAAATTTGATGCAACTGTAGAAGTTGCTTACAACTTGAACATCGACGTTAAAAAAGCTGACCAACAAATCCGTGGAGCAATGGTATTGCCAAACGGTACTGGTAAAACTTCACGCGTTCTTGTTTTCGCACGTGGTGCAAAAGCTGAAGAAGCAAAAGCTGCTGGTGCAGACTTTGTAGGTGAAGATGACCTTGTTGCTAAAATCAACGACGGTTGGTTGGACTTTGATGTAGTTATCGCTACACCTGACATGATGGCTCTTGTTGGACGTCTTGGACGTGTCCTTGGACCACGTAACTTGATGCCAAACCCTAAAACTGGTACTGTAACAATGGATGTTGCTAAAGCAGTTGAAGAGTCTAAAGGTGGTAAAATCACTTATCGTGCTGACCGTGCAGGTAACGTTCAAGCAATCATCGGTAAAGTATCATTTGAAGCTGAAAAATTGGTTGAAAACTTCAAAGCTTTCAACGAAACAATCCAAAAAGCAAAACCAGCTACAGCTAAAGGAACTTACGTAACAAACTTGACTATCACAACTACTCAAGGTGTTGGTATCAAAGTTGACGTAAACTCACTTTAA
- the rplK gene encoding 50S ribosomal protein L11 yields MAKKVEKLVKLQIPAGKATPAPPVGPALGQAGINIMGFTKEFNARTADQAGMIIPVVISVYEDKSFTFITKTPPAAVLLKKAAGVEKGSGTPNKTKVATVTRAQVQEIAETKMPDLNAANVESAMRMIEGTARSMGFTVVD; encoded by the coding sequence ATGGCTAAAAAAGTCGAAAAACTTGTAAAATTGCAAATCCCTGCTGGTAAAGCTACACCAGCTCCACCGGTTGGACCTGCTCTTGGTCAAGCTGGTATCAACATCATGGGATTCACAAAAGAGTTCAACGCTCGTACAGCTGACCAAGCTGGTATGATTATTCCAGTTGTTATCTCAGTTTACGAAGATAAATCATTTACTTTCATCACTAAAACACCACCAGCTGCTGTTCTTTTGAAAAAAGCTGCAGGTGTTGAAAAAGGATCAGGTACACCTAACAAAACTAAAGTTGCTACAGTTACTCGTGCGCAAGTACAAGAAATTGCAGAAACTAAGATGCCAGATTTGAACGCAGCAAACGTAGAGTCTGCAATGCGTATGATCGAAGGTACTGCTCGTTCTATGGGATTCACTGTTGTTGACTAA
- the ldcB gene encoding LD-carboxypeptidase LdcB/DacB: MKKRYLILTALLALSLAACSQEKAKNEDGSAKTEQTAKADGTVGSKSKGAAQKKAEVVNKGDYYSIQGKYDEIIVANKHYPLSKDYNPGENPTAKAELVKLIKAMQEAGFPISDHYSGFRSYETQTKLYQDYVNQDGKAAADRYSARPGYSEHQTGLAFDVIGTNGDLVTEEKAAQWLLDHAADYGFVVRYLKGKEKETGYMAEEWHLRYVGKEAKEIAETGLSLEEYYGFEGGDYVD, from the coding sequence ATGAAAAAAAGATACCTTATCTTGACAGCTTTGCTAGCCTTGAGTCTAGCAGCTTGTTCACAAGAAAAAGCAAAAAATGAAGATGGCTCAGCTAAGACAGAGCAAACTGCTAAAGCTGATGGAACAGTCGGCAGTAAGTCTAAAGGAGCTGCCCAGAAAAAAGCAGAAGTGGTTAACAAAGGAGACTATTACAGCATTCAAGGGAAATACGATGAAATCATCGTAGCCAATAAACACTATCCATTGTCAAAAGACTACAATCCAGGGGAAAATCCAACAGCCAAGGCTGAGTTGGTCAAACTCATCAAAGCTATGCAAGAGGCAGGATTCCCGATTAGTGATCATTACAGTGGTTTTAGAAGTTATGAAACTCAGACCAAGCTCTATCAAGATTATGTCAACCAAGATGGGAAGGCAGCAGCTGACCGTTATTCTGCTCGACCTGGCTATAGTGAACATCAGACAGGCTTGGCCTTTGATGTGATTGGGACAAATGGTGATTTGGTGACAGAAGAAAAAGCGGCCCAATGGCTCTTGGATCATGCGGCTGATTATGGTTTTGTTGTCCGTTATCTCAAAGGCAAGGAAAAGGAAACAGGCTATATGGCTGAAGAATGGCACCTTCGTTATGTCGGAAAAGAAGCCAAAGAAATTGCTGAGACTGGACTCAGTCTGGAAGAATATTACGGCTTTGAAGGCGGAGATTACGTCGATTAA
- a CDS encoding HIT family protein — translation MCLICQRIELIKKGENPYFVKELETGYLVIGDHQYFAGYSLFLAKEHVTELHHLKKETRLRFLEEMSVVQEAVAKAFAAEKMNIELLGNGDAHLHWHLFPRRRGDMNGHGLKERGPVWWVPFEEMTAETCQAKPDEIKRLVKRLSLEVDKLLEIKE, via the coding sequence ATGTGTTTGATTTGCCAGAGAATTGAGCTCATCAAGAAGGGAGAAAATCCCTATTTTGTCAAAGAGTTGGAAACAGGCTATCTTGTGATTGGAGACCACCAGTATTTTGCAGGCTATAGTCTCTTTCTAGCCAAGGAACATGTCACCGAATTGCACCATTTGAAAAAGGAGACAAGACTCCGTTTTCTAGAAGAAATGAGTGTGGTCCAAGAGGCAGTTGCCAAGGCCTTTGCTGCTGAGAAAATGAATATCGAACTGCTAGGAAATGGCGATGCCCATCTTCATTGGCATCTGTTTCCTAGACGAAGAGGTGACATGAATGGTCACGGTCTCAAGGAACGTGGTCCAGTCTGGTGGGTTCCTTTTGAAGAAATGACAGCAGAAACCTGCCAAGCAAAACCTGATGAGATTAAAAGATTAGTCAAACGATTATCGTTAGAAGTAGATAAATTATTAGAAATAAAGGAGTAG
- a CDS encoding M42 family metallopeptidase, with translation MNQTVEYIKELTAIASPTGFTREISDYLVKTLEGFGYQPVRTAKGGVNVTIKGQNDEQQRYVTAHVDTLGAIVRAVKPDGRLKLDRIGGFPWNMIEGENCTVHVASTGEKVSGTVLIHQTSCHVYKDAGTAERTQDNMEVRLDAKVTSEKETRALGIEVGDFISFDPRTVVTETGFIKSRHLDDKVSAAILLNLLRIYREEKIELPVTTHFAFSVFEEVGHGANSNIPAQVVEYLAVDMGAMGDDQQTDEYTVSICVKDASGPYHYDFRQHLVALAKEQDIPFKLDIYPFYGSDASAAMSAGAEVKHALLGAGIESSHSYERTHIDSVVATERMVDAYLKSALVD, from the coding sequence ATGAATCAAACAGTAGAATATATCAAAGAACTGACAGCTATTGCATCGCCAACGGGCTTCACTCGTGAGATTTCGGACTATTTAGTCAAGACTCTAGAAGGTTTTGGTTACCAGCCGGTTCGCACAGCCAAGGGCGGTGTCAATGTGACTATCAAAGGTCAAAATGATGAGCAACAACGCTATGTGACTGCCCATGTAGATACGCTGGGTGCTATTGTCCGTGCGGTCAAACCAGACGGCCGTCTCAAGTTGGACCGTATCGGTGGTTTTCCTTGGAACATGATTGAAGGTGAAAACTGTACCGTTCATGTGGCTAGTACAGGTGAAAAAGTATCAGGGACGGTCCTTATCCACCAAACTTCTTGCCATGTTTATAAGGATGCAGGGACTGCAGAACGCACGCAAGACAATATGGAAGTGCGTTTGGATGCAAAAGTAACCAGTGAAAAAGAAACTCGTGCCTTGGGAATTGAAGTCGGTGATTTTATCAGCTTTGACCCACGAACCGTCGTGACAGAGACAGGTTTTATCAAGTCTCGTCATTTGGACGATAAGGTCAGCGCAGCGATTTTGCTTAACCTGCTTCGTATTTATAGGGAAGAGAAGATTGAGTTGCCTGTAACAACCCATTTTGCTTTTTCAGTCTTTGAAGAAGTGGGCCACGGTGCTAATTCTAATATCCCTGCTCAGGTAGTTGAATATCTGGCTGTGGATATGGGAGCTATGGGAGATGACCAGCAAACAGATGAGTACACAGTGTCTATCTGTGTCAAGGATGCTTCAGGGCCTTATCACTATGACTTCCGTCAACATTTAGTTGCTTTGGCTAAAGAGCAAGATATTCCATTTAAGCTGGATATCTATCCATTTTATGGTTCGGACGCTTCAGCAGCTATGTCTGCAGGGGCAGAAGTCAAACACGCCCTTCTCGGTGCTGGTATCGAGTCTAGTCATTCTTATGAGCGTACTCATATTGACTCGGTGGTCGCAACGGAACGTATGGTTGATGCTTATCTTAAGAGCGCATTGGTAGACTAA
- the brnQ gene encoding branched-chain amino acid transport system II carrier protein, with translation MAKKGALTGLLLFGIFFGAGNLIFPPSLGALSGEHFLPAIAGFVFSGVGIAVLTLIIGTLNPKGYIYEISTKIAPWFATLYLSVLYLSIGPFFAIPRTATTAYEVGISPLLSDANKGLGLIVFTVLYFAAAYLISLNPSKILDRIGRILTPVFAILIVILVVLGAFKYGGTSPQAASAAYQASAFGTGFLEGYNTLDALASVAFSVIAVQTLKQLGFSSKKEYISTIWVVGIVVALAFSALYIGLGFLGNHFPVPAEAMKGGTPGVYILSQATQEIFGSTAQLFLAAMVTVTCFTTTVGLIVSTAEFFNERFPQISYKVYATAFTLIGFAIANLGLDAIIKYSIPVLVILYPITIAIVMIVIVNKFVALSKPGMQLTIAVVTAIAIASVLGSSFKVEFLANLVNALPFAKASLPWLVPAVVGILLSLVLPNKQESDVFEME, from the coding sequence ATGGCTAAAAAAGGTGCCCTAACAGGTTTACTCCTGTTTGGAATATTTTTTGGTGCGGGGAACTTGATTTTTCCGCCTTCTCTAGGTGCTCTATCTGGAGAACATTTTCTTCCTGCCATTGCAGGTTTTGTCTTTTCAGGCGTTGGTATCGCCGTCTTGACTCTTATTATTGGAACGCTAAATCCTAAAGGATATATCTACGAGATTTCAACGAAGATAGCGCCTTGGTTTGCGACTCTTTACCTCTCAGTTCTTTACTTGTCAATCGGTCCATTCTTTGCTATTCCACGTACTGCTACAACAGCTTACGAAGTAGGGATTAGCCCCCTTTTATCGGATGCAAATAAAGGACTTGGCTTGATTGTCTTTACTGTTCTGTATTTTGCAGCAGCCTATCTAATCTCGCTTAATCCATCAAAAATCTTGGACCGTATCGGCCGTATTTTAACGCCAGTCTTTGCGATTTTGATTGTTATCTTGGTTGTCCTAGGAGCTTTCAAATACGGTGGAACAAGTCCTCAAGCTGCTTCAGCTGCTTATCAAGCTTCTGCCTTTGGTACAGGTTTCCTAGAAGGTTATAATACCTTGGACGCTCTTGCTTCAGTTGCCTTTAGCGTAATCGCAGTTCAAACCTTGAAACAACTTGGATTTTCAAGTAAGAAAGAATACATTTCAACCATTTGGGTTGTTGGTATCGTTGTTGCCCTTGCCTTCAGCGCTCTTTACATCGGTTTAGGTTTCCTTGGAAATCATTTCCCAGTACCAGCTGAAGCGATGAAAGGTGGAACACCAGGTGTTTATATTTTGTCACAAGCCACTCAAGAAATCTTTGGCTCAACAGCTCAACTCTTCCTTGCAGCTATGGTTACCGTAACCTGCTTCACAACAACGGTTGGTTTGATTGTGTCAACAGCTGAATTCTTTAATGAGCGCTTCCCACAAATCAGCTACAAGGTTTATGCTACAGCCTTTACCTTGATTGGATTTGCCATTGCCAATTTGGGTCTTGATGCGATTATCAAGTACTCAATCCCTGTACTGGTTATCTTGTACCCAATCACGATTGCTATCGTTATGATTGTCATTGTCAACAAATTTGTAGCTCTTTCAAAACCAGGTATGCAGTTGACAATTGCTGTGGTTACAGCCATTGCCATTGCAAGCGTACTAGGAAGCTCATTTAAAGTTGAGTTTCTTGCAAATCTTGTCAACGCTCTTCCTTTTGCCAAGGCATCACTCCCATGGTTAGTACCAGCCGTTGTCGGAATCTTGCTCTCATTGGTTCTACCAAACAAGCAAGAAAGCGATGTTTTTGAAATGGAATAA
- a CDS encoding rhodanese-like domain-containing protein, translating into MKEITFDAFYQLYQNDQLSLVDVREVDEFEALHLDGAQNLPLSQLADIYDQLDKDQLHYVICKSGIRSARACQFLSEQGYEVINVQGGMMAFEEL; encoded by the coding sequence ATGAAAGAAATAACCTTTGACGCATTTTACCAGCTTTACCAAAACGACCAACTTTCTTTAGTGGACGTGAGAGAAGTGGATGAGTTTGAAGCTCTTCATTTAGACGGTGCCCAGAATCTTCCTCTGAGTCAATTAGCCGATATCTATGATCAATTGGACAAGGATCAGTTACATTATGTTATTTGTAAATCTGGAATTAGATCAGCGCGTGCTTGCCAATTCTTATCAGAACAAGGTTATGAGGTTATCAATGTACAAGGTGGCATGATGGCCTTTGAAGAACTTTAA